In Asterias rubens chromosome 17, eAstRub1.3, whole genome shotgun sequence, a genomic segment contains:
- the LOC117301578 gene encoding transmembrane protein 192-like produces the protein MVSLNGDGREGHRQRGGIFFSEPSVLQSPEDEDLLITHHLQTEEECHFKKCNTLWVAVCQIILIVLFLAGSIVLPYVIEPHIHPNETKAQQLDDAFTYVAFAQPAMWLLLLIIDRYLQYKHIVLRRYGYLDFTQNTRYIRRTTEFMFSLGNAAMLVAVMLCYMFIPPSNSFNLKAGTVYGVYFQQIIIGIESIVALFCCLRYAVFVYKFNSAKLAPDVEHEEQMIAVMQPSTHLPDVGYRDSQYVDSLLERQADMIRYLKHHTEHLSKRILKLRSAQTTG, from the exons ATGGTTAGTCTTAATGGGGATGGAAGAGAAGGACACAGACAAAGAGGG ggtATTTTCTTTAGTGAGCCCAGCGTCTTACAATCGCCAGAAGATGAAGATCTTTTGATAACACACCATCTTCAGACTGAGGAGGAGTGCCACTTTAAGAAGTGCAACACATTGTGGGTTGCCGTATGTCAGATTATATTGATA GTCTTATTTCTGGCCGGCTCAATCGTCCTACCCTACGTAATTGAGCCTCACATTCATCCCAACGAGACCAAAGCACAACAGCTTGACGACGCCTTTACCTACGTCGCCTTTGCTCAGCCTGCTATGTGGTTACTACTCTTAATTATCGACCGCTATCTTCAGTATAAACACATTGTGCTCAGACGCTATGGGTATCTGGACTTCACACAGAATACTCGATACATCAGAAGAACGACAGAATTCATGTTTTCTTTAG GTAATGCTGCTATGCTTGTAGCAGTGATGCTGTGCTATATGTTCATACCACCTTCCAACTCGTTCAACCTAAAGGCAGGAACAGTGTATGGAGTTTACTTCCAACAGATCATCATTGGTATTGAGTCTATCGTTGCACTTTTCTGCTGCCTAAGATATGCAG tttttgtttacaagtttAACAGCGCCAAACTAGCGCCAGACGTTGAGCATGAAGAGCAGATGATTGCTGTGATGCAGCCGAGTACTCACCTACCGGACGTCGGTTACAG GGACAGCCAATACGTCGACTCTCTGCTAGAGAGACAAGCAGATATGATCCGTTACTTGAAGCATCACACCGAACACCTCAGCAAACGGATTCTGAAATTAAGATCTGCTCAGACGACAGGTTGA
- the LOC117301414 gene encoding maternal B9.10 protein-like, translating to MKDEIAAAVVFLTRLINLKRTFTTEQMSKLSENLVSSLIEKFRNHWYEEKPSKGQAFRCIRIAKEEPRDAVLARAAKKSGLKYDDMSLPTDFTLWVDPLEVVCRFGEKGTICPIAEFPKKTKPVNDNEPPQPSSTQSSDDNGNVDTNANPKSVVDSIHEVLQNHPTTVNDNAIHTAGQRRGRKQRAKNNYYMNNAINAEKDWPALSVSRDQYHWVNKSLAVNA from the exons ATGAAGGACGAAATAGCAGCAGCAGTTGTCTTTCTGACACGACTCATCAACCTCAAACGTACTTTCACCACAGAGCAGATGTCAAAACTGTCGGAAAATCTAGTCTCAAGTCTAATCGAAAAGTTCCGAAACCATTGGTACGAAGAGAAACCAAGCAAAGGGCAGGCTTTTAGGTGTATCAGAATCGCAAAGGAAGAACCGAGGGACGCAGTTTTGGCGAGAGCTGCGAAGAAAAGTGGTCTGAAATACGATGATATGAGCCTACCAACAGATTTCACATTATGGGTGGACCCACTAGAAGTTGTTTGCAG GTTTGGAGAGAAAGGAACAATCTGTCCAATCGCAGAATTCCCAAAGAAGACGAAACCTGTCAATGATAATGAGCCACCGCAACCGTCCTCGACACAATCAAGTGACGATAACGGTAACGTAGACACCAACGCAAACCCTAAATCTGTCGTTGATTCCATCCACGAAGTCCTTCAAAATCATCCCACAACTGTCAACGATAACGCTATTCATACTGCTGGTCAACGACGAGGTCGCAAGCAGAGAGCGAAGAACAATTATTACATGAATAACGCCATCAATGCAGAGAAGGACTGGCCCGCTCTATCCGTCTCCAGAGACCAATACCATTGGGTGAATAAATCGTTGGCGGTAAATGCATAG